The following DNA comes from SAR324 cluster bacterium.
GGTCGTAAGTGGTTTCCATATAGGCCAGCATATCAATTGGCAGTGTTCGTACCCCTGGGCCGGAAAGAAACAATGAAACAGGTACCTGATTAAAGCTGGTAACGAATCCTAAAATAAAAGCTGCTAAGACTCCTCCGCGAATATTGGGCAGCACTACTTTGATGAAAGCTCCTAATCGTGTGCAGCCCAGCAATATGGCAGCTTCCTCCATGTCGCTTCGCAAATTCTCCAAACTAGCTGTTACAACTCGTACCGCATAAGGAATTACCAGCGCAGTGTGAGCCATGAAGAGCGCCAGTGAGACCGTGAAATCAAGTGGAATCACAAGGTAACGCAACAGTCCAAGTCCAACAATGATCCCAGGAACGATGATTGGGGCTGCGACGATCGTTTTGACCGTCTCCGCAAAAGGGAGACGATAGCGACTCAGGGCGTAGGCTGCCGGAACGCCGAGCACCAAGGCCGTCAGTGTTCCAAATATAGCAAGGAACATGGAGAGAGCAAAACTCTCACGA
Coding sequences within:
- a CDS encoding ABC transporter permease, producing MGKWTSFLIIGLALTFLIGPFFIIIAAGLSAGENLAFPPEGLSLKWYWAVFKVESFRESFALSMFLAIFGTLTALVLGVPAAYALSRYRLPFAETVKTIVAAPIIVPGIIVGLGLLRYLVIPLDFTVSLALFMAHTALVIPYAVRVVTASLENLRSDMEEAAILLGCTRLGAFIKVVLPNIRGGVLAAFILGFVTSFNQVPVSLFLSGPGVRTLPIDMLAYMETTYD